The DNA sequence AGTATGGCGAGAGCGGTGAAATTGTCGAGAAGATCCTGGAAAAAACCGCTGAGGGGCTCGACAAGGAAGGTGCAGAGCGGACGGTTCGCAGTGTCGACGGCACCAAGATCACCATTTTTTCCTTCGAAAAAGAAGGTGATGATGAAGGTCCTGTCAAAGTTCCCCTGGCGAAAAAATTCGCTTACTTCCTGAAGGACAAAACTTTTGTCGCCTCTAATGACGACAAAATTCTTGAAGGAGTTCTCGGGCGCTGGGATGGCCAGGCACAGGGAACACTATCCAGCAAGAAAGAGTATCAGTACATCATCAATAAATGTTCTGATGCAGATGCGCCTGCTGTGATGCACTGGTACTTGAACCCGATTGGCGCGCTGCAGTCGATCCTGGGAGTTGCCAGCCGTGTTAATCCTCAGATCGGCATGGTTCAGGGATTCCTGCCCGCACTGGGGATTACTCAGTTGAAAGCCGTTGGCGGTTCCAGCTATGTTGCTACCAAGAATTTTGACGCGATCACGAAAACCTTTACCTACGTTGATCAGCCCACCTCGGGCATCATTGATATCTTCAAATGCCCGGCGATTGCTCAGCAGCCTCCGGTCTGGGTTTCAGACAAGGTATCGTCTTACTATTCAATTAACTGGAGCATCACTGGTGCTTACGATTCGATCGAAACACTCTTCGATGGATTCCAGGGGCGTCCCGGTGCGTTGGCTGCCATCATTGATCAAATGGCCGACAATCCCGATGGTCCCAAGATTCATATCAAAAAAGACATCGTTGATAACCTGAGCGGTCGGATTCAGATCGCAACTGAGATCAAAGAAGGTGAGCAGATTGACCTGACTCAGATGTCTGGTCAATTTGTCGTTGCTCTGGGGCTCAAGAACTCTGATGCGTTCCAGAAAATCATCGCATCGGTGACCACGCGGGATGATTTTCCGGGTCAGGCACGCGAATTCCAGGGCACGACCCTGTATCAGTTGCCTGCTGCTGTTTTGAAGTCTCCCGCCGACGCTGCTTTCTGCATCGCAGAAGATCAGCTGTTCATCTCCAACGATGTCAAACAGATTGAAAGCATTCTGCGGAAGGATCGGGGAGTCGGCTCGCTGATCAACAATCCGAACTACAAGCAGATCGCGGAAAACTTCCCCGAAAAAACCTCGATCATCAACTACCAGAATGCAGACGCACAGCTGCACGCCCTGTATGACCTGATCAAGAAAAACCAGGATCAGATTCAGGTGGAAGGGCTCGATCTTTCCAAGCTGCCGCCGTTCTCATTCTTCCAGAAGTACCTGCCTGTCACGGGCGGATACACTATCCCCGATGATCAGGGATTCTTCAGTTCCAACTATTCCAAGAAACGGGCGAACTGAATTTGATTGCTGAACGACCACTTAACCCGGTGAGGTCACTCACCGGGTTTTTTCATGCGCAAACGAATATTTCAGTTCCTGCAATACTTTTCGACACACGACGGGTTTAATCGTATAATGGCAGCTTAATGCCTGTTATCGTCTGTAAATCTCCCGTTGTTTTGAGGAAAGTGACGACCATGCAACGCTTATTTCCCGTACTGGCTCTTGTCGGTCTGACCGGCTTCTCGCTCAGCCCCCTCTCGGCAGCACCTGAGGAAGAAAAATCCGCACAGGAAAAGGTATTTCAGCAACTGGACAAAAACGCTGACGGCACGATCTCGGCAGATGAAGTTCCTGAAGGAAAGCAGCGTTTCTTTGAGTTTCTCCTGCGTTCAGGCGACAAAAACAAGGATGGTCAACTCACGAAGGACGAGTTTACAGACGGTCTGAAAAAAGAAGATCAGAAATTCGAGCCCGGAGCAGAACGCCGATTCGATCAGGGGCCCCGTTTCTACAACCGCTTCTTGAGTCAGCTGGATCGTAACGGCGATAAAAAGATTTCGAAAGACGAGTTACCCGAGCCGCTACGCGAACGAATGGAGCCGCTGTTCCAACGATTAAATACCGACGAAATATCACTTGGACAGATGCATCGCATGGGACGTATGTTCGGAAACGGACGTCCGCCTCGAACGGAAGGCGCGAACATGAATTCCCAGGAACGGGCCGGACGCTTCTTTAAGTCCCTGGATACCAACGGTGATGATAAACTGACGCTGGACGAAGCCCCCGAGCGAATTCGTCCCTTCCTTAAACGGCTCTATGAGCGAGCCGGCAAGGACGGTGATGCAGAACTGACACGGGAAGAATTCATGAAAGTGATGGCGGAATTCCGTCCTGCACAACGTCCCGAACGGCAGAGCAGGGAACGTAGCCGAAAACCGGCTGAAGAGGATGGTGAAATGAAGAGTCCCGAAATGCAGATGCAGGAACGCTCTCGCCCACGGTTTGGGACAAACTTTCCTCGCTCAGGGCCGGCCTTCATACGTTCTGTTGATCAGAACGGTGACGGAAAACTGAGTAAAGAAGAACTGCAGCAGATTAACCGCTGGTTCGACGAAGTCGATCGTAACCGGGACGGTTTCCTGGATCGCAGCGAGATTGCAGGTGAGGAATCACGGAGCCGACAGCGCACCCGAAATCCGCTTCCCCTCCAGGAACTCAAACGACCTGCAGCAGATCAACCGGAGAATAAAACCAAAGCTGAGAACACAGAGAAAAAAGCAGACTGAGCCTGACCTCAGGAGCTTTGTTCCTGAGGCGTCGCCTGTTCAATCAACGGTGGCGGGCTGTCTGTTTTCTGCAGGTGTTGTACCCAGGCGGGAGGCAGGTTGAACCAGATCCAGTTGGTACGAATCCGGTACTGGCTGGTGTAGCTCCGCATGATCTGGTCGATCTGACAAATCCGCTCGTTTTCGGGACCACGGGACACGACTTTGCGAACCGGCCGGACATACATGTACTCGAAATACGAGAGCACTCCACCCGGTTTCAGCAACCGGAAGTAGGCCTGAAAGATTTCGCTCACCAGATCGGTCGGGAAATTGTTCAACGGCAGTCCGGAGACAATGTAATCGTACTCCTCACCAACGCCGTACTCCTGCAGTGGGCAGTTGTGAATCGAGGTCAGGTGTTTGATTTCCTGAAAAGCACGTTCGGCATCGAACCGATTATGTAGAATTTCGACGAACTTCTCATTCAGCTCAACCAGGTCCAGTGAATCTTCCGGGCGAATCTGTTTGACGATCTCGCGGGTCACCGCGCCGGTACCCGGACCGATCTCCAGAACCTTCTTGGGGCCCTGATGGCGTTTCATCGGCTCGGCCATGTTGCTGGCCAGAAACCGGCTGCTGGGAGCGATGGCCCCGGTCGTTTCAAATGTCGTTCGAAACTGTTTAAAAAATTCCAGATAATGCGACACGTCCAGGTTCCCGGGATTCAATCAAACGACAGAAATAAATAATAGCTCAGGAAAGTTTATCACGGCGGGCTGCGCCAATCTGCTGCGCCTGCGTAACAATATCGACTCCGACTTTCTGGCTCCAGGCGGCGATCATCTGCTGATACACGGGGCCCGGCTTTCCTTCTGAAAGGAAATGATCATTGTAACGCGTAACGGGCATCAGACAATAGCCACTGGAGGACGTCAATGCTTCATCCGCCTGAAGCAGCATTTCTTCGGAAATATCTGTTTCCACATAGTCCAGTCCCAGTTGCTTCGCTAATCGTGCCACCATCATCTGGCTGATCCCCTGCAGAACATATTCCGGACGGGGTGTGAGGATCGTCCGGTCCTGGACCAGGAAGAAATTCCCGATGGTGGTTTCCGCAACATACCCCTGTTCGTCAAACAGCAGGGCACTCGCTGCGGGAACCTGTTTGCGGATCAGTTTATCGGCGCGAAACAGATGGATCCGGCTGCGGGACTTCACCCGCGGATCAAAGACCCGGGGATTGAGCTGCTCCACTTCCGAGCGGATCAGGTACTGACCGCTGGTATATTTCTGATCCCACAGCTCAAATGCGAGTGGGAAGGTGTGGGCACAAACCGTGGGAGTGCGGCACTCGTCCAGAGCTGCCAGCCCCAGATAGGGTAGATTCTGACCTGCGGTAACAAAGATCGTCAATCCCAGGTCCTGTTCCGCAGAGAGCAGAGAAGCGTTCTGTTCCACCAGTGACAGACAGATCTGTTTGAACTCGGATCGAGGCAGGGGAGGATCGATGCAGGCATAGTCCAAAGCAGACTCGAGGCGTTTCAGATGCTCATCCAGCATGAAGGGACGCTGCTGAAATGTGCGTACCATTTCGGTTACGGCCGCACCATAGACGATTCCCAGATCCGAAACCGCCAGCCGGGCTTCAGTCTGGGGAATCATTTCGCCGTTCAGATAAGCCTGGGGCTCGGACATCGTTTGACTTCGTACTATACGTGAGGGAAATAGAGAGTAAGTCTACCCTACCGTTTCCGCTAGTATCCGTAATAGACGACAGGCGCTGGATAGACAACCGGTGCCGGAGCCGGATAAACCGGAGGCGGTGCATAGTAAGGCGATGGGTTATGATAAGGCGACTGGTACTGTGAGTTCAAGTAAGGCCGTCTGCCAAACAATCGAACCTGCATATACATCATGTTGGCCACCATGCGGCAGCCGAGTGGAAAGGCAGAACACTCACAGCGGCGATGCAGTTCCTGCTTCAACTGCAAATCGCAATAACGCCTGTTGATTCCGGGTATCTGATAGCACTGATCGTGCTGGGCACAGCTGCCTCGAAAATCGGCGCCCATAAATCCCTGTGGCGTCAGTCTCTGCAGCAGTGGTGCCCCGTCTGGTCCACAAGGGTAATTGCTGCACTGGGCTCGGGCTGCGGAGGTCTGCAGCATGGTCAGGGCTGCCAAAATCACCAGCCCTGACGCCACATTCTTGATCTTCATCACAAACCTGTCTCTCTATCTGAAAATTAGTCGACCTGAACTGCGTGGGGA is a window from the Gimesia benthica genome containing:
- a CDS encoding EF-hand domain-containing protein, encoding MQRLFPVLALVGLTGFSLSPLSAAPEEEKSAQEKVFQQLDKNADGTISADEVPEGKQRFFEFLLRSGDKNKDGQLTKDEFTDGLKKEDQKFEPGAERRFDQGPRFYNRFLSQLDRNGDKKISKDELPEPLRERMEPLFQRLNTDEISLGQMHRMGRMFGNGRPPRTEGANMNSQERAGRFFKSLDTNGDDKLTLDEAPERIRPFLKRLYERAGKDGDAELTREEFMKVMAEFRPAQRPERQSRERSRKPAEEDGEMKSPEMQMQERSRPRFGTNFPRSGPAFIRSVDQNGDGKLSKEELQQINRWFDEVDRNRDGFLDRSEIAGEESRSRQRTRNPLPLQELKRPAADQPENKTKAENTEKKAD
- a CDS encoding class I SAM-dependent methyltransferase; the protein is MSHYLEFFKQFRTTFETTGAIAPSSRFLASNMAEPMKRHQGPKKVLEIGPGTGAVTREIVKQIRPEDSLDLVELNEKFVEILHNRFDAERAFQEIKHLTSIHNCPLQEYGVGEEYDYIVSGLPLNNFPTDLVSEIFQAYFRLLKPGGVLSYFEYMYVRPVRKVVSRGPENERICQIDQIMRSYTSQYRIRTNWIWFNLPPAWVQHLQKTDSPPPLIEQATPQEQSS
- a CDS encoding aminotransferase class IV, with translation MSEPQAYLNGEMIPQTEARLAVSDLGIVYGAAVTEMVRTFQQRPFMLDEHLKRLESALDYACIDPPLPRSEFKQICLSLVEQNASLLSAEQDLGLTIFVTAGQNLPYLGLAALDECRTPTVCAHTFPLAFELWDQKYTSGQYLIRSEVEQLNPRVFDPRVKSRSRIHLFRADKLIRKQVPAASALLFDEQGYVAETTIGNFFLVQDRTILTPRPEYVLQGISQMMVARLAKQLGLDYVETDISEEMLLQADEALTSSSGYCLMPVTRYNDHFLSEGKPGPVYQQMIAAWSQKVGVDIVTQAQQIGAARRDKLS